In a genomic window of Coprococcus eutactus:
- a CDS encoding ATP-binding cassette domain-containing protein: MFYVSSINKSYGKNKVLTDISLTVEPGQCIALLGINGSGKSTLLGILAGSIKPDSGSFGFDTPASTALLPQDNPLLPELSALDNIRLWNPGSKRSVLNEHNMSICRSLGVDTFLDKRVSKLSGGMKKRLSLAITMMSDPDLLLLDEPLASLDLLCKNGILRYLQSYTACGGSVIIATHETSALDICDQIYTLKGGHIRLALDKKTDPDGFASDTYLKLLY; the protein is encoded by the coding sequence ATGTTTTATGTTTCCTCGATAAATAAAAGCTACGGAAAAAACAAGGTCCTTACCGATATATCTCTGACTGTGGAACCAGGACAGTGCATTGCTCTTCTTGGAATCAATGGTTCTGGCAAATCAACCTTGCTCGGAATTCTCGCCGGCAGCATAAAACCGGACTCCGGGAGCTTTGGATTTGACACTCCTGCCTCCACAGCCCTTCTACCACAGGACAATCCACTTCTTCCCGAGCTTAGTGCCCTTGACAATATCAGATTGTGGAATCCGGGAAGCAAGCGATCCGTACTGAATGAACACAACATGAGCATATGCCGCAGTCTCGGTGTTGATACATTTCTTGACAAGCGAGTGTCCAAGTTATCCGGCGGAATGAAGAAGCGTCTGAGTCTAGCCATCACTATGATGTCAGATCCTGATCTTCTGCTTCTCGATGAACCACTGGCATCCCTTGACCTTCTCTGCAAAAACGGTATTCTGAGATATCTGCAGTCATACACTGCATGCGGAGGAAGTGTTATCATCGCAACACACGAGACATCGGCTCTGGATATCTGTGACCAGATATACACTTTAAAAGGAGGTCACATCCGCCTTGCCCTGGACAAGAAAACAGATCCTGACGGATTTGCCTCTGATACTTATTTGAAACTTTTGTACTGA
- a CDS encoding S1C family serine protease, protein MEQDNRNQINGENISNASAGGTQPEQNTQSSQNMHPEQTGQGTQQDSLYHYSYMNNKGDARFDRPAGETSQQRMGAQTQNMRETANVQGGTQNTAYSGFQRNVNGMEAWYDSQRMNAGYQNPENNVGGYGQGSQSVPHKTETSHKHEKQPKPKKNSGKKSGVGKKVAGVVAAAVVFGLVAGVVFQGVRYGSDKMLNKNSATTEASADATTENNAPQLKQASSDATNTVYDVATVAQKVMPSIVSITGTYVTTYDYWFNSYQQESTGAGSGIIIGKDDQYLYLATNYHVVQNAKSLSVTFVNDKSADATVKGYVENNDIAVVTVKLADISDDTLNEIKEIQVGSSDDLSVGDPCVAIGNALGYGQSVTVGYISALNREISASDETVKVLQTDAAINPGNSGGALVNMQGELIGINTAKYSDTSVEGMGYALPISDIQDIINDLIAGKKVASDGTASGQAYLGISAQTITSQYSQLLNMPEGVYISSVEQGSAAEECGLQSGDIICSLDGEDIADMDTFHDRIVACKPGDKVTIVYYRNNNGNYEKQTTTATLQEKQ, encoded by the coding sequence ATGGAACAGGACAACAGAAATCAGATAAACGGCGAAAATATTTCAAATGCTTCAGCCGGTGGCACACAGCCGGAACAGAATACTCAGAGCAGTCAGAACATGCATCCAGAGCAAACTGGTCAGGGAACGCAGCAGGATAGCCTGTATCATTACAGTTATATGAACAATAAGGGTGATGCAAGATTTGACAGACCTGCAGGAGAGACTTCACAGCAGAGAATGGGTGCCCAGACACAGAATATGCGTGAAACAGCAAATGTACAGGGTGGTACACAGAATACAGCGTATTCGGGATTTCAGAGAAATGTAAATGGCATGGAGGCTTGGTATGACAGCCAGAGAATGAATGCCGGATATCAGAATCCAGAAAATAATGTGGGTGGATATGGACAGGGAAGTCAGTCGGTGCCTCACAAGACTGAGACTTCACACAAGCATGAGAAACAGCCTAAGCCAAAGAAGAACAGCGGAAAGAAGAGCGGGGTTGGCAAGAAGGTAGCCGGAGTCGTAGCGGCAGCAGTTGTTTTCGGACTGGTTGCCGGAGTTGTATTCCAGGGTGTCAGATATGGCTCAGATAAGATGCTGAACAAGAACAGCGCGACTACTGAAGCGAGCGCAGATGCAACTACCGAGAACAATGCACCGCAGCTCAAGCAGGCGTCATCGGATGCCACAAACACAGTTTATGATGTGGCAACAGTTGCCCAGAAGGTCATGCCGTCTATAGTATCTATCACAGGTACATATGTGACAACATATGACTATTGGTTCAACTCATATCAGCAGGAGTCAACAGGAGCTGGTTCAGGAATCATTATAGGAAAGGATGACCAGTATCTGTATCTTGCAACAAACTATCACGTAGTACAGAATGCCAAGTCATTGTCTGTAACATTTGTCAATGACAAGAGTGCAGATGCAACGGTAAAGGGATACGTAGAGAACAATGATATAGCAGTTGTAACAGTTAAGCTTGCAGATATATCTGATGACACTTTGAATGAGATAAAGGAGATTCAGGTAGGTTCATCGGATGACCTCTCAGTAGGTGATCCTTGCGTGGCTATAGGAAATGCACTTGGATATGGACAGTCAGTGACAGTTGGATATATAAGCGCACTCAACAGAGAGATCAGCGCATCGGATGAGACAGTAAAGGTTCTTCAGACAGATGCGGCCATCAACCCTGGTAACAGTGGCGGTGCTCTTGTAAATATGCAGGGAGAACTTATCGGTATAAATACAGCAAAGTATTCAGATACAAGCGTTGAAGGCATGGGATATGCACTTCCTATCTCAGACATACAGGACATCATCAATGACCTTATAGCAGGCAAGAAGGTGGCAAGTGACGGAACAGCATCAGGCCAGGCTTACCTTGGAATTTCAGCACAGACAATAACAAGCCAGTATTCACAGCTGCTAAATATGCCAGAGGGCGTTTACATCTCATCAGTAGAGCAGGGATCAGCAGCAGAGGAGTGCGGACTTCAGTCAGGTGATATCATTTGCAGCCTTGACGGTGAGGACATAGCAGATATGGATACATTCCATGACAGGATAGTTGCTTGTAAGCCGGGCGATAAGGTAACCATCGTATACTACAGAAATAACAATGGTAACTATGAAAAGCAGACAACCACAGCGACACTGCAGGAGAAACAGTAA
- the tgt gene encoding tRNA guanosine(34) transglycosylase Tgt, producing MYKILCKDGRAKRAEFQTVHGTVQTPLFMNVGTAAAIKGAVATTDLKDIGCQIELSNTYHLHVRPGDKIVKQMGGLHKFMYWDRPILTDSGGFQVFSLAGLRKIKEEGVTFNSHVDGRKIFMGPEESMQIQSNLASTIAMAFDECAPALADRQYVENSVARTARWLVRCKNEMERLNSLPDTINKNQLLFGINQGAIYDDIRIDHAKRISELDLPGYAIGGLAVGESAEQMYHILDVTVPHLPEDRPTYLMGVGTPANILEAVDRGVDFFDCVYPSRNGRHAHVYTKHGKLNLKNARFETDDRPIEEGCGCPACQHYSRAYIRHLLKANEMLGMRFCVLHNLYFYNNMMKEIREAIEEGRYQSYKKSMLESLAGGEQ from the coding sequence ATGTACAAGATACTTTGTAAAGACGGAAGAGCAAAGAGAGCTGAATTTCAGACCGTACACGGAACAGTGCAGACACCTCTGTTTATGAACGTGGGTACAGCTGCGGCCATAAAGGGTGCGGTGGCAACCACCGACCTAAAGGATATTGGCTGCCAGATAGAGCTTTCAAATACATATCATCTTCATGTGAGACCTGGAGACAAGATAGTAAAGCAGATGGGAGGTCTGCACAAGTTTATGTACTGGGACAGGCCGATACTTACCGATTCAGGCGGATTTCAGGTCTTCTCACTGGCTGGACTCAGGAAGATAAAGGAAGAAGGAGTTACATTTAACTCACATGTCGATGGACGAAAGATATTTATGGGACCGGAGGAGAGTATGCAGATACAGTCCAATCTGGCATCTACTATAGCGATGGCATTTGATGAGTGTGCCCCTGCACTAGCGGACAGACAGTATGTGGAGAATTCGGTTGCGAGAACTGCCAGATGGCTTGTAAGATGCAAGAATGAGATGGAGAGACTTAACAGCCTTCCAGATACCATAAACAAGAATCAGCTCTTATTTGGAATCAATCAGGGGGCGATATATGATGATATCAGAATTGATCATGCAAAGAGGATAAGCGAGCTTGACCTTCCGGGATATGCGATTGGCGGGCTTGCCGTTGGAGAGTCTGCGGAGCAGATGTATCATATACTCGATGTCACTGTGCCACATCTTCCGGAGGACAGACCGACATACCTCATGGGCGTTGGAACTCCTGCAAATATTCTTGAGGCAGTGGACAGAGGAGTGGATTTCTTTGATTGTGTATATCCATCAAGAAATGGCCGACATGCCCACGTATACACTAAGCATGGAAAACTTAATCTCAAGAATGCAAGATTTGAGACAGATGACAGACCGATAGAGGAAGGATGTGGCTGTCCGGCATGCCAGCATTACAGCAGAGCGTATATAAGACATCTCTTAAAAGCAAATGAAATGTTGGGGATGAGATTTTGTGTCTTGCATAATTTGTATTTTTATAATAATATGATGAAAGAAATCAGAGAGGCTATTGAAGAAGGAAGATATCAGTCATATAAGAAATCGATGCTTGAAAGCCTTGCTGG